In one window of Janthinobacterium sp. 1_2014MBL_MicDiv DNA:
- a CDS encoding DUF4870 family protein translates to MSQEIILDSKLQQTKNLAWWLYLIHGASFVFSLGAFSFIPLIINYVKRDEAAGTFVYSHHSWMIRSFWWYVAWIVVGAVLWITIIGIPLAFVVWGVAWLWKAYRLLRGFLDLNNNTPVPM, encoded by the coding sequence ATGTCACAAGAGATTATTCTCGATAGCAAACTCCAGCAGACCAAGAATTTGGCCTGGTGGTTGTACCTGATACATGGCGCCAGCTTCGTGTTTTCGCTGGGCGCCTTTTCCTTCATTCCGCTCATCATCAATTACGTGAAGCGCGATGAAGCGGCCGGGACCTTTGTATACAGCCATCACAGCTGGATGATCCGTTCCTTCTGGTGGTATGTGGCCTGGATCGTCGTCGGCGCCGTGCTGTGGATCACCATCATCGGCATTCCGCTGGCCTTCGTCGTCTGGGGCGTGGCATGGCTGTGGAAAGCCTACCGCCTGCTGCGCGGCTTCCTCGATCTGAACAACAATACCCCCGTGCCCATGTAG